The genome window GCTGTCGTTCGGTTGTTTCTTTCGCGCTATCAAAAGTGCTATCAAAAGTGCTATTTGCGCAGATTGGAGGCTCTGTTCCATTTTCCGGGCCATGGCCAGTATCGTAGTTTCCATGAGGATTCGAGGGTCTCGTTTGGAGAATCTCACCATCCCCCGTAGTGTCGGATGCCGTGAATGAGACTAAATGGCGTAGTAAGTGTCTAATCTGACCAAAGTCCTCGCTCAGTACTCGTAGCGTATCCTCGATTCTATCAAGCCGACTCGTGACACTGACATTCCCTGAGTCTGGGCTCCGAGAGCGCCTTCTCGTCGGCGGATAAACACATGCCGCTCTAATCTTTACACAATAGGAACAAGGCAGTGACCTATCACATTTGATCTTTCGCCGACTACATTCGAGGCAGGATCTCCCGGATGCGATTGTCCGACGTAGCATTTTTGTCTATTGATTGACAAGATAATAAGACGTATCCCAACGTAGGCAGTTTTGGGCAGGTGAGAGTGTGAGTGAAATGATGTGAGGAGGAAAGCAATCAGTGATTGGGTAGGGCGGACAGCGGAGCGCAGTCcgtatatttataatcatGATGAATCATCTACTTAGAGGTGGGTGATGGGACGTAAGCACTAAGCATTGAGCTGTTGGGGCTAGTCCCAAGTTAGGGTTGACATTAGCGTTTTGGTGTGTATACAACTGATCATCAAGTAGATTCATTCCCTCAAAGGCAAACATAAATAGAGGCTATGTTCCCCCAGTTCTAGCTGCAAGTTTCATAGCAGATTCGAGCAAACGATCAATTCATACCACATCTTCCACTTTTATCAGACCAAAATGGCCATCCCAATCAAAGTCACTATCATTGGGGTACGTCTTTCGTTTCTATGTTTCTTCGGACACCGTACTGACCAACACAGGCAACTGGATTGATCGGTCAAATTATCCTCAAGGTATTGAGCTCGAATGCGAGAATCGCCGTTACCGTCCTATCCCGCCAAGAATCATCCGGCACGACTGAGTTTCCACCCGGCGTTACTGTCCATAAAACCGACTTTTCGCCCTCCAGCCTCCAGTCAATCCTTCGTGGGCAAGATGTGCTCATCTCCGCAGTTGGTGGGACTGCCTTCACTGAACAAAAGAAGTTCGTTGATGCTGCGATTGAGGCAGGCGTGAAACGGTTTATTCCCTCCGAGTTCTCGACCAGCAGCGAAGATGATGCCGTGATCCAGCTACTCCCTCTATTTCAGCAGAAGAGAGATATTATTGACTatatgaaagagaaagagaaaaacgGGTTGAGCTGGACTGCAATTGCTACTTCTGGGTTGTTCGACTGGGTGAGTTGTCTTCTCTTACCATATCTTGGATATGTTATGACTGATCGATATTCTAGGGACTTGCATCTGGTTTCCTCGGCTTTGACATCAAGACGAAGTCTGCAGTGATCTGGGACGGTGGTGTCACATCATTCACCATGACGAATGAGGAACAGCTTGGAAAGGCTGTCTTATCTGTCGTCTTACGGTCGGAGG of Aspergillus luchuensis IFO 4308 DNA, chromosome 7, nearly complete sequence contains these proteins:
- a CDS encoding aromatic alcohol reductase (COG:S;~EggNog:ENOG410PV5R;~InterPro:IPR036291,IPR008030;~PFAM:PF05368,PF03435,PF01118,PF13460) gives rise to the protein MAIPIKVTIIGATGLIGQIILKVLSSNARIAVTVLSRQESSGTTEFPPGVTVHKTDFSPSSLQSILRGQDVLISAVGGTAFTEQKKFVDAAIEAGVKRFIPSEFSTSSEDDAVIQLLPLFQQKRDIIDYMKEKEKNGLSWTAIATSGLFDWGLASGFLGFDIKTKSAVIWDGGVTSFTMTNEEQLGKAVLSVVLRSEETKNRFLYIASVETTQNEILKTIEDVTGSQWTVTETTTDEQVAEGLKKLNVGDFSGAFALVRATAFGSTAGLKTNYVRDQKLAIGLLGLDMDGVRDTIERVVGV